One Panicum virgatum strain AP13 chromosome 9K, P.virgatum_v5, whole genome shotgun sequence genomic region harbors:
- the LOC120647455 gene encoding callose synthase 3-like isoform X1, producing the protein MTSLSRTLSRAGPMQQPGPRRILRTQTAVNLGEPMFDSEVVPSSLVEIAPILRVANEVEGANPRVAYLCRFYAFEKAHRLDPTSSGRGVRQFKTALLQRLERENEPTLMGRGQKSDAREIQTFYQQYYKKYIQALQNASAQVDRAQLTKAYQTAAVLFEVLKAVTQQHAVEVDHEILEAADKVKEKTKIYLPFNILPLDPDSGNQAVMKFPEIQAAASALRNTRGLPWPKNYEHKVNEDLLDWLQAMFGFQTDSVSNQREHLILLLANIHIRRNPKTDQQSKLDDNALNDVMKRLFKNYKKWCKYLGRKSSLWLPTIQQEMQQRKLLYMGLYLLIWGEAANLRFMPECICYIYHHMAFEMYGMLAGNVSALTGEYVKPAYGGEKEAFLRKVVTPIYNTIAKEAERSKREKGNHSEWRNYDDLNEYFWYWFFYYIFVSSLDFISLLNCRSADCFRLGWPMRADADFFYQPSNLADERNETARIVRQKGKVNFVELRSFWHIFRSFDRLWSFFILALQVMIILAWNGGSLANIFDYVVFKKILSIFITSAILNLGQATLDIIFNWKARRTMEFAVKLRYFLKFTMAALWVVLLPVTYAYTWENPTGIIRAIKSWFGNGQNHPPLFVISVVMYLSPSMLSAILFLLPFLRRKLESSDFKLVRLIMWWSQPRLFVGRGMHESAFSLFMYTMFWIALLLTKFAFSYYVEIKPLVEPTRDIMKSPIHTYRWHEFFPREKSNIGVVITLWAPIILVYFMDTQIWYTIFSTLLGGIYGAFQRLGEIRTLGMLRSRFDSIPLAFNSCLIPVETSDAKRKKGLKSYLHNRFKEMEHEDKENIAARFAQMWNEIVTSFREEDLINNREKELLLVPYVSDQALGVMQWPPFLLASKIPIAVDMAKDSNGKDRDLKKRLDNDYYFSCAIEECYKSFKNIINGLVQGVPEKRVINKIFEEVDKYIAEDKVITDLNMRALPDLYNKFIELVNYLEKNDEKDRSAVTKIFQDMLEIVTRDIFEDHLSIVESNHGGSYRRNEDTTTWDQEYQLFQPSEAIKFPLKVTDTDAWLEKIKRLELLLTVKESAMDVPSNLEARRRLTFFTNSLFMDMPDAPKVRNMLSFSALTPYYNEPVLFSIKELEEENEDGVSTLFYLQKIYPDEWKNFQERVGLEEELKESEELMEELRLWASYRGQTLARTVRGMMYYRKALILEAFLDMAKREDLMEGYKAAESVTDEQWKIHQRSLFAQCEAVADMKFTYVVSCQQYGNDKRAALSSAQDILQLMRNYSSLRVAYIDEVEEVGVKKMETAYYSTLVKVALTKDSESVDPVQNLDQVIYRIKLPGPAMLGEGKPENQNHAIIFTRGEGLQTIDMNQDNYMEEALKMRNLLQEFLKEHGVRRPSILGVREHIFTGSVSSLAWFMSNQEHSFVTIGQRLLANPLKVRFHYGHPDVFDRLFHLTRGGVSKASKSINLNEDIFAGYNSTLRGGNVTHHEYVQVGKGRDVGLNQISKFEAKVANGNGEQTLSRDIYRLGHRFDFFRMLSCYFTTVGFYFSTLLTVVTVYVFLYGRLYLALSGLEEGLSRGRFIHNHPLQVALASQSLVQLGFLMALPMMMEIGLERGFGKALSEFIMMNLQLAAVFFTFSLGTKTHYYGRMLLHGGAQYRGTGRGFVVFHAKFAENYRLYSRSHFVKGIELMILLIIYQLFGQSYRSTIAYIFITFSMWFLVLTWLFAPFLFNPSGFEWAKIVDDWSDWNKWISNRGGIGVSPDKSWESWWEVEQEHLKYSGTIGIFLEIILAVRFFIYQYGLVYHLHITGNKSILVYLISWLVIVVVLLVMKTVSVGRQRFSADFQLFFRLIKFLIFVSCTAILIVLIVLFQMTLQDTFVCFLAFLPTGWGILLIAQACKPLARQVGLWGSVRALARAYEIIMGVLLFTPITIFAWFPFVSEFQTRMLFNQAFSRGLQISRILGGQKKERSSLNKD; encoded by the exons ATGACGTCCTTGTCACGAACGCTGTCCCGGGCGGGGCCGATGCAGCAGCCAGGGCCTCGACGCATCCTGAGGACACAGACCGCCGTGAACCTTGGTGAGCCCATGTTCGACAGTGAGGTGGTGCCATCATCGCTTGTTGAGATTGCGCCCATTCTCCGTGTTGCCAATGAGGTTGAGGGGGCCAACCCCCGCGTCGCCTATCTCT GTCGTTTCTATGCATTCGAAAAGGCTCACAGGTTAGATCCGACTTCAAGCGGTCGTGGTGTCCGACAATTCAAGACAGCTCTCTTACAACGGCTTGAAAGG GAGAATGAGCCCACCTTGATGGGAAGGGGACAGAAAAGTGACGCACGGGAAATACAGACATTCTATCAACAGTACTACAAGAAATATATTCAAGCACTTCAGAATGCTTCTGCCCAAGTGGATCG TGCCCAACTAACCAAAGCCTACCAGACTGCTGCTGTTCTATTTGAAGTTTTAAAAGCAGTTACCCAACAACATGCTGTTGAAGTTGACCATGAG ATCTTGGAAGCTGCTGATAAGGTTAAAGAGAAGACGAAGATTTATCTCCCTTTTAACATTCTCCCTCTTGATCCGGATAGTGGCAATCAGGCAGTCATGAAATTTCCAGAG ATCCAAGCTGCTGCCTCTGCTCTTCGTAATACCAGGGGTCTTCCATGGCCCAAAAATTATGAGCACAAGGTGAATGAGGACCTTTTGGACTGGCTGCAAGCTATGTTTGGCTTTCAG ACAGATAGTGTTTCAAATCAAAGGGAACATTTGATTTTACTTCTTGCTAACATACATATACGAAGAAATCCGAAGACTGATCAACAATCCAAG TTGGATGACAACGCACTAAATGATGTCATGAAGAGGTTGTTTAAGAATTACAAGAAGTGGTGCAAATATCTTGGTCGCAAGAGCAGCCTTTG GTTGCCAACAATTCAGCAGGAGATGCAACAACGAAAATTACTCTATATGGGTCTGTACCTTCTCATTTGGGGTGAAGCTGCAAACTTGCGATTTATGCCAGAGTGCATTTGCTACATATATCACCAT ATGGCATTTGAGATGTATGGCATGTTAGCTGGAAATGTGAGTGCCTTGACGGGTGAATATGTGAAGCCAGCCTATGGTGGTGAGAAAGAAGCCTTTCTGAGAAAAGTTGTTACACCAATATACAACACCATAGCAAAG GAAGCTGAAAGgagcaaaagagagaaaggaaatcATTCTGAGTGGAGAAACTATGATGATCTTAATGAATACTTCTGGTATTGgttcttttattatatatttgttAGCTCTCTAGattttatatcattattaaattGCAGGTCTGCCGACTGCTTTCGGCTCGGTTGGCCTATGCGAGCTGATGCCGACTTCTTTTATCAACCTTCAAACTTAGCTGACGAAAGAAATGAA ACCGCAAGAATAGTCAGACAGAAAGGAAAGGTCAACTTTGTCGAGTTGCGTTCATTTTGGCACATATTTAGGAGCTTCGATCGACTGTGGAGCTTCTTTATTTTAGCTCTTCAG GTTATGATAATTCTTGCTTGGAATGGAGGCTCGTTGGCCAATATTTTTGATTATGTGGTTTTCAAGAAGATTTTGAGTATCTTTATCACTTCAGCTATACTAAATCTTGGACAAG CTACACTTGATATTATATTTAATTGGAAGGCCAGGAGGACAATGGAATTTGCAGTTAAGCTCAGATATTTTCTCAAATTCACAATGGCAGCCCTGTGGGTGGTATTACTACCGGTTACATATGCTTACACCTGGGAAAATCCCACTGGAATTATTAGAGCCATCAAAAGCTGGTTCGGAAATGGACAAAATCACCCGCCCCTATTCGTCATTTCAGTAGTCATGTATTTGTCACCGAGTATGCTTTCtgctattctttttcttcttccattTCTGCGCCGGAAACTTGAAAGTTCAGACTTCAAGCTCGTGAGGTTGATCATGTGGTGGTCTCAG CCTCGTCTGTTTGTTGGTAGGGGAATGCATGAAAGTGCTTTCTCACTTTTCAT GTACACCATGTTCTGGATTGCTCTTCTCTTGACAAAGTTTGCATTTAGCTACTATGTAGAG ATCAAACCTCTTGTTGAACCCACCAGGGACATCATGAAGTCCCCTATACATACTTACCGGTGGCATGAGTTTTTCCCAAGAG aaaagagcAACATTGGTGTTGTTATTACACTTTGGGCCCCAATCATTCTG GTCTATTTCATGGATACACAAATTTGGTATACGATTTTCTCCACTCTGCTTGGTGGAATTTATGGTGCTTTCCAACGACTTGGAGAG ATTCGCACACTGGGAATGCTGCGATCTCGCTTTGATTCGATACCTTTAGCCTTTAACTCATGTCTAATCCCTGTTGAAACATCTGATGCAAAAAGGAAGAAAGGTCTGAAGTCTTACTTACACAATCGTTTCAAGGAG ATGGAACATGAGGACAAGGAGAATATAGCTGCAAGGTTTGCACAGATGTGGAATGAAATTGTCACTAGCTTTCGAGAAgaagaccttataaacaacag GGAGAAGGAGCTTCTACTCGTTCCGTATGTGTCTGATCAGGCCCTTGGTGTCATGCAATGGCCTCCATTTTTACTTGCTAGCAAG ATACCCATAGCAGTTGACATGGCTAAAGATAGCAACGGCAAAGATCGAGATCTGAAAAAGAGGCTTGATAATGATTATTATTTTTCGTGTGCAATTGAGGAATGTTATAAGTCATTCAAGAATATCATCAACGGTCTTGTACAAGGTGTACCAGAGAAAAG GGtcataaataaaatatttgaagaagttGATAAATACATCGCTGAGGACAAAGTTATTACAGATTTGAATATGCGTGCCCTGCCAGATCTCTACAATAAGTTCATTGAGTTGGTAAACTACTTG GAGAAAAATGACGAGAAAGATAGAAGCGCTGTAACAAAGATTTTTCAAGATATGCTGGAGATTGTAACAAGAGATATATTTGAAGACCATCTTAG TATTGTGGAGTCAAATCATGGAGGCTCATATCGAAGGAATGAGGACACAACCACATGGGACCAAGAGTACCAATTATTTCAGCCTTCTGAGGCTATCAAATTTCCCCTAAAAGTCACAGACACAGATGCTTGGCTAGAAAAG ATAAAAAGGCTGGAACTACTTCTTACTGTGAAAGAATCTGCTATGGATGTTCCTTCAAATCTAGAAGCCAGAAGGCGTCTTACCTTTTTCACCAACTCCTTATTTATGGATATGCCTGATGCACCTAAAGTCCGAAACATGCTCTCATTTTC CGCATTGACTCCGTATTACAATGAACCTGTTCTTTTCTCTATAAAAGAACTTGAGGAGGAAAATGAAGATGGAGTTTCCACCCTATTCTACCTACAAAAAATTTATCCAG ATGAATGGAAAAACTTTCAGGAAAGGGTTGGGTTGGAGGAAGAACTTAAAGAGAGTGAAGAACTTATGGAGGAGCTTCGTCTATGGGCTTCATACAGAGGTCAAACACTAGCTCGAACAG TTAGAGGCATGATGTACTACCGGAAAGCTTTGATTCTTGAAGCATTTTTAGATATGGCCAAACGTGAAG ATCTCATGGAAGGGTACAAAGCAGCTGAGTCTGTAACTGATGAACAGTGGAAGATACACCAGAGATCCTTATTTGCTCAATGCGAAGCTGTGGCTGACATGAAGTTCACATATGTGGTTTCATGCCAGCAATATGGAAATGATAAGCGTGCTGCTCTTTCTAGTGCCCAAGACATATTGCAGCTGATGAGGAA CTACTCTTCTCTCCGTGTAGCATATATTGATGAGGTGGAAGAAGTAGGAGTCAAGAAAATGGAGACAGCTTATTATTCCACTTTGGTAAAGGTTGCTCTAACTAAGGATTCGGAATCTGTAGATCCAGTACAAAATCTTGATCAG GTCATATATCGGATAAAACTTCCAGGCCCTGCAATGTTGGGAGAAGGAAAGCCCGAAAATCAAAATCATGCAATAATTTTCACCCGCGGTGAAGGGTTGCAGACCATAGATATGAACCAG GATAACTATATGGAAGAAGCTCTTAAAATGAGAAACCTGCTCCAAGAGTTCCTTAAGGAGCATGGAGTGCGGCGTCCATCTATACTTGGAGTTAGAGAGCATATTTTTACTGGAAG TGTGTCTTCCCTTGCGTGGTTTATGTCAAATCAGGAGCACAGTTTTGTGACTATCGGGCAGCGTCTGCTTGCAAACCCTCTGAA GGTCCGCTTCCACTATGGGCATCCTGATGTATTTGATAGGCTTTTCCATCTAACAAGGGGTGGTGTCAGTAAGGCATCAAAGAGTATCAACTTGAATGAAGATATTTTTGCAG GCTATAACTCAACTCTTCGTGGAGGCAATGTAACACACCATGAATATGTGCAAGTTGGTAAAGGAAGAGACGTCGGACTAAATCAGATCTCTAAGTTTGAGGCTAAAGTGGCAAATGGAAATGGTGAGCAGACTCTTAGCCGTGATATCTACCGGCTTGGGCACCGCTTTGATTTCTTCAGGATGCTATCATGCTACTTTACAACTGTGGGGTTTTATTTTAGTACACTG TTGACGGTTGTCACAGTTTATGTATTTCTGTATGGGCGCCTTTATCTTGCTCTCAGTGGACTTGAAGAGGGGCTATCACGTGGAAGATTCATTCATAATCATCCTCTTCAAGTTGCTCTTGCCTCACAATCTCTTGTTCAGCTTGGTTTTCTGATGGCTCTTCCCATGATGATGGAAATTGGTCTCGAAAGAGGATTTGGGAAGGCACTAAGTGAATTTATCATGATGAATTTGCAATTGGCTGCTGTGTTTTTTACATTTTCCCTTGGCACTAAGACTCATTACTATGGAAGAATGTTGCTTCATGGAGGTGCTCAGTACAGAGGTACTGGTAGAGGATTTGTCGTCTTTCACGCCAAGTTCGCAGAGAACTATAGACTTTATTCTCGCAGCCACTTTGTTAAAGGGATTGAGCTGATGATTCTGCTCATCATATACCAATTATTTGGTCAATCTTATCGCTCAACCATTGCCTATATTTTTATTACCTTCTCTATGTGGTTCCTAGTGTTGACATGGCTATTTGCACCCTTCCTTTTCAACCCCTCGGGATTTGAGTGGGCGAAAATCGTTGATGATTGGTCTGATTGGAATAAGTGGATCAGCAATCGTGGTGGGATCGGTGTGTCTCCAGACAAGAGCTGGGAATCTTGGTGGGAAGTGGAGCAAGAGCATTTGAAGTATTCAGGAACAATAGGAATTTTTCTTGAGATAATTTTGGCTGTGCGGTTTTTCATATACCAGTATGGCCTTGTTTACCACTTGCATATCACAGGAAACAAAAGTATCTTG GTATATTTAATCTCATGGCTCGTAATTGTGGTGGTACTGCTTGTTATGAAG ACAGTGTCTGTGGGAAGGCAGAGATTCAGTGCAGATTTCCAGCTATTCTTCCGTCTGATCAAGTTTTTGATATTTGTTTCTTGCACTGCTATTTTGATTGTCTTGATAGTATTGTTTCAGATGACCTTGCAAGATACATTTGTATGCTTTCTGGCATTCTTGCCCACTGGATGGGGGATACTATTG ATTGCACAAGCTTGCAAGCCTCTTGCTCGACAGGTTGGATTATGGGGATCTGTTCGTGCCCTAGCGCGGGCCTATGAGATAATTATGGGGGTGCTTCTATTCACGCCAATTACTATTTTCGCATGGTTTCCCTTTGTGTCGGAGTTCCAGACGCGGATGCTATTTAATCAAGCGTTCAGTAGAGGACTGCAAATTTCCCGAATTCTTGGTGGTCAAAAGAAGGAACGGTC